A single region of the Aeromicrobium chenweiae genome encodes:
- a CDS encoding S9 family peptidase, whose amino-acid sequence MTSSVPPESAASIPAPPVAERRPITRSHHGDDFVDDYEWMRDKEDPATLAYLEAENAHTDAATAHLEPLRQQIFDEIKARTLETDLSVPTRHGAWWYYARTVEGQQYAVRCRCAVQDPDDWTPPVLDAGSAIPGEEILLDSNVEAEGHEFFSLGAFSVSDDENFLAWSVDTQGDERYTIRIKDLRTGDILPDEITGASGGATWSAGGTHLFYTTVDEAWRPYRVWRHQVGSTNDDVLVLEETDERYFIGVGRTHSERYLVIGLGSKITSEYRVLEADDPEGEFRVVLPRQEGVEYSLEHAVIDGQDRFVILHNEGALNFELVTVPVDDPTDRTVVIPGSDTVRLEDIDVFARHLVVSFRRDALARVGIIPIGPNGLGELSEIDFGEELFTSGVGSNAEWDPPLIRVGVGSFVTPSSVYDYDPETRELILRKQAPVLGGYDPDDYEQHRSWATADDGTLVPVSIVCRKDTPRDGTAPALIYGYGSYEASMDPGFSVMRLSLLDRGFVFAIAHVRGGGELGRHWYDDGKQLHKRNTFTDFIASARHLVEEGWTSADRLVAEGGSAGGLLMGAVANLAPDAFAGIVAAVPFVDALTTILDPSLPLTVIEWDEWGNPLDDPEVYAYMKSYTPYENVGAHDYPAILAVTSLHDTRVMYVEPAKWVARLRATATGDAPILLKTEMHAGHGGVSGRYASWKERAWELAWIIDVATQARSR is encoded by the coding sequence ATGACCTCGTCCGTCCCGCCCGAGTCCGCTGCCAGCATTCCCGCACCCCCCGTCGCCGAACGCCGTCCCATCACCCGCTCCCACCACGGTGACGACTTCGTCGACGACTACGAGTGGATGCGCGACAAGGAGGACCCGGCGACGCTGGCGTACCTCGAGGCCGAGAACGCCCACACCGACGCCGCGACCGCGCACCTCGAGCCGCTGCGGCAGCAGATCTTCGACGAGATCAAGGCACGCACCCTCGAGACCGATCTGTCGGTCCCGACCCGTCACGGCGCCTGGTGGTACTACGCCCGGACCGTCGAGGGCCAGCAGTACGCGGTCCGTTGCCGGTGCGCGGTGCAGGACCCGGACGACTGGACGCCCCCGGTGCTCGACGCCGGCAGCGCGATCCCCGGCGAGGAGATCCTGCTCGACTCCAACGTGGAGGCCGAGGGCCACGAGTTCTTCTCCCTCGGCGCGTTCAGCGTCAGCGACGACGAGAACTTCCTCGCCTGGTCGGTCGACACCCAGGGCGACGAGCGCTACACGATCCGCATCAAGGACCTGCGCACCGGCGACATCCTGCCCGACGAGATCACCGGCGCGAGCGGCGGAGCGACCTGGTCGGCCGGCGGGACGCACCTGTTCTACACGACGGTCGACGAGGCGTGGCGCCCCTACCGGGTGTGGCGCCACCAGGTCGGCAGCACGAACGACGACGTCCTGGTGCTGGAGGAGACGGACGAGCGCTACTTCATCGGCGTCGGTCGCACCCACTCCGAGCGCTACCTCGTCATCGGGCTCGGCTCGAAGATCACGAGCGAGTACCGCGTGCTCGAGGCCGACGACCCCGAGGGCGAGTTCCGGGTCGTGCTCCCCCGTCAGGAGGGTGTCGAGTACTCGCTCGAGCACGCCGTCATCGACGGCCAGGACCGCTTCGTCATCCTGCACAACGAGGGAGCGCTCAACTTCGAGCTCGTGACCGTCCCGGTCGACGACCCGACCGACCGCACCGTGGTGATCCCCGGCAGCGACACCGTGCGGCTCGAGGACATCGACGTGTTCGCCCGCCACCTGGTCGTGTCGTTCAGGCGGGACGCCCTGGCGCGCGTCGGCATCATCCCGATCGGACCGAACGGGCTCGGCGAGCTGTCCGAGATCGACTTCGGCGAGGAGCTGTTCACCAGCGGCGTCGGCTCCAACGCCGAGTGGGACCCGCCGTTGATCCGCGTCGGCGTCGGCTCGTTCGTCACCCCCTCGTCCGTCTACGACTACGACCCCGAGACGCGGGAGCTGATCCTGCGCAAGCAGGCGCCGGTCCTCGGCGGCTACGACCCCGACGACTACGAGCAGCACCGCAGCTGGGCGACGGCCGACGACGGCACGCTCGTGCCCGTCTCGATCGTCTGCCGCAAGGACACGCCCCGCGACGGCACCGCGCCGGCGCTCATCTACGGCTACGGCTCGTACGAGGCCAGCATGGACCCGGGCTTCTCCGTCATGCGGCTCTCGCTGCTCGATCGTGGCTTCGTGTTCGCGATCGCCCACGTGCGAGGTGGCGGCGAGCTGGGCCGTCACTGGTACGACGACGGCAAGCAGCTGCACAAGCGCAACACGTTCACCGACTTCATCGCCAGCGCACGTCACCTCGTCGAGGAGGGCTGGACGTCGGCGGACCGCCTCGTCGCCGAGGGCGGCAGCGCCGGCGGCCTGCTGATGGGCGCGGTCGCCAACCTGGCGCCGGACGCATTCGCCGGCATCGTCGCCGCGGTGCCGTTCGTCGACGCGCTGACGACGATCCTCGACCCGTCGTTGCCGTTGACGGTCATCGAGTGGGACGAGTGGGGCAACCCGCTGGACGATCCCGAGGTCTACGCGTACATGAAGTCGTACACGCCCTACGAGAACGTCGGTGCCCACGACTACCCCGCGATCCTCGCGGTCACGAGCCTGCACGACACCCGGGTGATGTACGTCGAGCCGGCCAAGTGGGTGGCCCGCCTGCGGGCGACGGCGACCGGCGACGCGCCGATCCTGCTCAAGACCGAGATGCACGCGGGGCACGGCGGCGTCAGCGGCCGCTACGCGTCGTGGAAGGAACGGGCGTGGGAGCTCGCGTGGATCATCGACGTCGCGACGCAGGCCCGGTCTCGCTGA
- a CDS encoding glutamate-cysteine ligase family protein codes for MGQDVEAREFSREDRTLYRAKVRRCLDVFARMLGERDFSFEHPHVGIEIEFNLIDAAGDPTLRNHDALAAIADPDFQTELGLFNVEINVAPTRIDGAGLDELESTLRDDLNAAQAKAATVDTNLMMIGILPTLQEGHLSREAISANPRYHLLSDQILSARGEDIEIVIDGVDRLATTADTIIPEAACTSTQLHLQVEPDDFAPMWNAAQAIAGVQVAVGANSPFLLGQQLWHETRIALFEQATDTRSEELKTQGVRPRVFFGERWITSVFDLFEENVRYFPSLLPIVDEEDPLEELEAGRVPTLSELRLHNGTVYRWNRPIYDVANGRPHLRIENRLLPAGPTVVDTMANAALFYGLVTVLGTSERPVWSQLSFRAAEDNFHQAARAGIDADVYWPGVGTVAVRELVLRQLLPLAHAGLEQMGVDAAVGDRLLGVIEQRCITGRNGSTWLIDEFRHQTRSGPDRAAAMRATTLAYEHHMHEGQPVHLWPTHA; via the coding sequence ATGGGACAGGATGTCGAGGCACGCGAGTTCAGCCGCGAGGACCGTACGCTCTACCGCGCCAAGGTCCGCCGGTGCCTCGACGTGTTCGCCAGGATGCTGGGGGAGCGGGACTTCTCCTTCGAGCACCCGCACGTGGGGATCGAGATCGAGTTCAACCTGATCGACGCCGCGGGCGACCCGACACTGCGCAACCACGACGCCCTCGCCGCAATCGCGGACCCGGACTTCCAGACCGAGCTCGGCCTGTTCAACGTCGAGATCAACGTGGCACCCACCCGCATCGACGGGGCGGGCCTCGACGAGCTGGAGTCCACGCTGCGGGACGACCTCAACGCCGCGCAGGCCAAGGCGGCGACGGTCGACACCAACCTCATGATGATCGGCATCCTGCCGACCCTGCAGGAGGGCCACCTGAGCCGCGAGGCCATCTCGGCCAACCCCCGCTACCACCTGCTGTCGGACCAGATCCTGTCCGCGAGGGGCGAGGACATCGAGATCGTCATCGACGGCGTCGACCGGCTGGCCACGACCGCCGACACGATCATCCCCGAGGCGGCGTGCACGAGCACCCAGCTGCACCTCCAGGTCGAGCCGGACGACTTCGCGCCGATGTGGAACGCCGCCCAGGCCATCGCCGGGGTGCAGGTCGCCGTCGGTGCGAACTCGCCGTTCCTGCTCGGCCAGCAGCTGTGGCACGAGACCCGCATCGCGCTGTTCGAGCAGGCCACCGACACGCGCAGCGAGGAGCTCAAGACCCAGGGCGTCCGCCCCCGGGTGTTCTTCGGTGAGCGCTGGATCACCTCGGTGTTCGACCTGTTCGAGGAGAACGTCCGCTACTTCCCGTCCCTGCTGCCGATCGTCGACGAGGAGGACCCGCTCGAGGAGCTCGAGGCCGGGCGGGTGCCCACCCTCTCTGAGCTCCGGCTGCACAACGGCACGGTCTACCGGTGGAACAGGCCCATCTACGACGTCGCCAACGGTCGCCCGCACCTGCGCATCGAGAACCGGTTGCTGCCCGCCGGGCCGACCGTCGTCGACACGATGGCCAACGCTGCACTCTTCTACGGGCTCGTCACCGTCCTCGGCACGAGCGAGCGCCCGGTGTGGTCCCAGCTGTCCTTCCGTGCCGCCGAGGACAACTTCCACCAGGCGGCCCGGGCCGGCATCGACGCGGACGTCTACTGGCCGGGGGTCGGGACCGTCGCCGTGCGCGAGCTCGTCCTGCGCCAGCTCCTGCCGCTCGCCCACGCCGGGCTCGAGCAGATGGGGGTCGACGCCGCGGTGGGGGACCGGCTGCTCGGGGTCATCGAGCAGCGGTGCATCACCGGCCGCAACGGCTCGACCTGGCTGATCGACGAGTTCCGCCACCAGACCCGCAGCGGCCCCGATCGGGCCGCGGCGATGCGGGCCACGACCCTGGCGTACGAGCACCACATGCACGAGGGGCAGCCGGTCCACCTCTGGCCGACCCACGCCTGA
- the coaE gene encoding dephospho-CoA kinase, which yields MLKVGLTGGIGSGKSTVSALLAAHGAVVIDYDQLARDVVAPGSPTLAEIAARFGDEVIAADGSLDRPALGAIVFADAEALSDLNGITHPAIRRLADERQDAAGSDAIVVHDNPLLVEMGAAALCDVVVVVDVPVDVQVDRLTTLRGMSEADARARIAAQASREERTGAADLVIDNTGPQDELALIVGGTWDELVSRAAAKAAV from the coding sequence ATGCTGAAGGTCGGGCTCACCGGCGGCATCGGCTCGGGCAAGAGCACCGTCAGCGCGCTGCTGGCCGCGCACGGTGCCGTCGTCATCGACTATGACCAGCTGGCGCGCGACGTCGTCGCTCCCGGCAGCCCGACTCTGGCCGAGATCGCTGCGCGTTTCGGCGACGAGGTCATCGCCGCAGACGGCTCACTGGACCGCCCTGCGCTCGGGGCCATCGTCTTCGCGGACGCCGAGGCGTTGTCGGACCTCAACGGCATCACCCACCCGGCGATCCGTCGGCTGGCCGACGAACGCCAGGACGCAGCCGGCTCCGACGCCATCGTCGTGCACGACAACCCGCTGCTGGTCGAGATGGGTGCCGCGGCCCTGTGTGACGTCGTGGTGGTCGTGGACGTCCCCGTCGACGTCCAGGTCGACCGGCTCACGACGCTGCGGGGGATGAGCGAGGCCGACGCCCGCGCCCGGATCGCCGCGCAGGCCTCACGTGAAGAAAGGACCGGTGCCGCCGATCTGGTGATCGACAACACCGGTCCTCAGGACGAGCTCGCCCTCATCGTCGGGGGAACCTGGGACGAGCTCGTGTCCAGGGCAGCCGCCAAGGCTGCTGTCTAG
- a CDS encoding sigma-70 family RNA polymerase sigma factor — MYLAEIARTPLLDAEREVELSKTVEAGLFARHLLEEGRVGRKKGGAPKSATEEELTWLAEEGDRAIQEFIQANLRLVVSIARKYGRSAMPMLDLVQEGNTGLIRAVEKFDYAKGFKFSTYATWWVRQAITRGIAQQARVVRLPVHVVEELNQVTAARRNLERQLGYDPEPAEIALELGMDVDRVIDLMAWGRDHVSLDSPVDEDGDTSLGDLIARETQPGPDFAVLDDESRHLIATLVDHLGPREADIVRARYGLLDGRQQKLADIGKRHGISAERVRQLERESLATLRRIADPDLAA, encoded by the coding sequence ATGTACCTCGCCGAGATCGCTCGCACTCCCCTGCTCGATGCCGAGCGGGAGGTCGAGCTGAGCAAGACCGTTGAAGCAGGATTGTTCGCCCGCCACCTGCTGGAGGAAGGACGCGTCGGCCGCAAGAAGGGCGGAGCGCCCAAGTCGGCCACGGAGGAGGAGCTGACCTGGCTCGCCGAGGAGGGCGACCGCGCGATCCAGGAGTTCATCCAGGCGAACCTGCGCCTCGTCGTCTCGATCGCCCGCAAGTACGGCCGCTCGGCCATGCCGATGCTCGACCTCGTCCAGGAGGGCAACACGGGCCTCATCCGCGCGGTCGAGAAGTTCGACTACGCCAAGGGATTCAAGTTCTCGACGTACGCCACGTGGTGGGTGCGTCAGGCCATCACCCGCGGCATCGCGCAGCAGGCCCGTGTGGTCCGTCTGCCCGTGCACGTGGTCGAGGAGCTCAACCAGGTGACCGCCGCGCGCCGCAATCTCGAGCGTCAGCTCGGGTACGACCCGGAGCCGGCCGAGATCGCGCTGGAGCTGGGCATGGACGTCGACCGCGTCATCGACCTGATGGCCTGGGGACGGGACCACGTCAGCCTCGACTCCCCCGTGGACGAGGACGGCGACACGTCGCTCGGTGACCTCATCGCGCGTGAGACGCAGCCCGGACCCGACTTCGCCGTCCTCGACGACGAGTCGCGTCACCTGATCGCGACCCTCGTGGACCACCTCGGTCCGCGCGAGGCGGACATCGTCCGGGCCCGGTACGGCCTGCTCGACGGTCGCCAGCAGAAGCTCGCCGACATCGGCAAGCGTCACGGCATCTCGGCCGAGCGGGTCCGCCAGCTCGAGCGCGAGTCATTGGCCACCCTGCGCCGGATCGCCGATCCGGACCTGGCGGCCTAG
- a CDS encoding DNA polymerase IV, whose translation MRSTASIMHLDLDAFFASVEQRDKPSLRGRPVIVGGIGPRGVVATASYEARVHGVRSAMRTAEARARCPHAAFLGGRFDAYREASRLVMDRLREESELIEPLSLDEAFVDLAAGEHFDPDRVEQVVDTIRTDITEITGGLTASVGVASSKLMAKIASEINKPNGVFVVEPGTESDVLGPMQVNAIPGVGPATAERLRRVGILTVEDLRTPGEDELVRLLGQASGRSLHRLARADDDRPVVASREAKSVSVEDTFEQDISDRLQLETIIERMARGVSARLRKNGLSGRTVTLKMRHHDFETHTRSSTLAHPTDNARVLATTARGLLAGEDISNGLRLLGVGVSGLADWVQDDLFSEDDPEPEADEESGAEEPSRPTRWYPGMDVHHTAHGDGWVWGAGLGRVTVRFETRWTPPGPVRTFRADDPALGAGHSGTFQA comes from the coding sequence ATGCGGTCCACGGCGTCGATCATGCACCTGGACCTCGACGCCTTCTTCGCCTCGGTGGAGCAGCGTGACAAACCCTCGTTGCGTGGCCGACCGGTCATCGTGGGCGGCATCGGCCCGCGCGGTGTCGTCGCGACGGCGTCCTACGAGGCCCGGGTCCACGGCGTGCGCTCCGCGATGCGCACCGCCGAGGCGCGGGCCCGCTGCCCCCACGCCGCCTTCCTGGGCGGCCGCTTCGACGCGTACCGCGAGGCCAGCCGGCTCGTCATGGACCGGCTGCGCGAGGAGTCCGAGCTGATCGAGCCGTTGTCGCTCGACGAGGCGTTCGTCGACCTGGCTGCCGGCGAGCACTTCGACCCCGACCGCGTCGAGCAGGTCGTCGACACGATCCGCACCGACATCACCGAGATCACCGGCGGCCTGACCGCGTCGGTGGGCGTCGCCTCGTCCAAGCTCATGGCCAAGATCGCCAGCGAGATCAACAAGCCCAACGGGGTGTTCGTGGTCGAGCCGGGCACCGAGTCCGACGTGCTGGGGCCCATGCAGGTCAACGCGATCCCCGGCGTCGGTCCCGCCACGGCGGAGCGTCTGCGCCGCGTCGGCATCCTCACCGTGGAGGACCTGCGCACGCCCGGCGAGGACGAGCTCGTCCGCCTGCTCGGGCAGGCCTCCGGACGGTCGCTGCACCGGCTCGCGCGCGCCGACGACGACCGCCCCGTCGTCGCGTCCCGCGAGGCCAAGTCGGTCAGCGTGGAGGACACGTTCGAGCAGGACATCTCCGACCGCCTGCAGCTCGAGACGATCATCGAGCGGATGGCGCGCGGCGTCTCGGCCCGGCTGCGGAAGAACGGACTGTCCGGCCGCACCGTGACCCTCAAGATGCGGCACCACGACTTCGAGACGCACACCCGCTCGTCCACGCTGGCCCACCCCACCGACAACGCCCGGGTCCTGGCGACCACGGCGCGGGGTCTGCTCGCCGGCGAGGACATCAGCAACGGGCTGCGCCTGCTGGGCGTGGGCGTCAGCGGACTGGCCGACTGGGTGCAGGACGACCTGTTCTCCGAGGACGATCCCGAGCCGGAGGCCGACGAGGAGTCCGGCGCGGAGGAGCCGTCGCGCCCCACCCGCTGGTACCCCGGCATGGACGTGCACCACACCGCCCACGGGGACGGCTGGGTGTGGGGCGCCGGACTGGGCCGGGTGACGGTGCGGTTCGAGACCCGCTGGACCCCTCCGGGCCCCGTGCGGACGTTCCGCGCCGACGACCCCGCGCTGGGTGCGGGGCACAGCGGTACGTTTCAGGCATGA
- a CDS encoding RNA polymerase sigma factor, translating to MPVNPASGSRLGVVKKLLPGASEDEPGPATEKSPAPAQKTAAKKTTSPAKTETTVTKTSTSPAKKTAAKKAPAKKAPAKGAKAAEEGTVPAAVDLAEALETPVVDGTVQVDAQGKKILPDIPDEEFEKDLATDPTLKEDEKSSYTLSAADESDEPVQQVMVAGATADPVKDYLKQIGKVSLLTAGQEVELAKRIEAGLFSEEKLAKGGRLSEKTREELEWIVVDGRRAKNHLLEANLRLVVSLAKRYTGRGMLFLDLIQEGNLGLIRAVEKFDYTKGFKFSTYATWWIRQAITRAMADQARTIRIPVHMVEVINKLARVQRQMLQDLGREPTPEELAIELDMTPEKVVEVQKYGREPISLHTPLGEDGDSEFGDLIEDSEAIVPADAVSFTLLQEQLHAVLDTLSERESGVVSMRFGLTDGQPKTLDEIGKVYGVTRERIRQIESKTMSKLRHPSRSQVLRDYLD from the coding sequence GTGCCGGTGAATCCCGCTTCTGGATCTCGTCTCGGCGTCGTCAAGAAGCTCCTTCCGGGAGCCTCCGAGGACGAACCTGGTCCGGCGACCGAGAAGAGTCCGGCTCCGGCCCAGAAGACCGCTGCCAAGAAGACCACATCCCCTGCGAAAACAGAAACGACCGTGACGAAGACTTCAACGAGCCCCGCCAAGAAGACCGCAGCCAAGAAGGCTCCGGCCAAGAAGGCGCCCGCCAAGGGCGCCAAAGCTGCTGAGGAGGGCACGGTCCCCGCGGCTGTGGACCTTGCCGAGGCGCTCGAGACCCCCGTCGTCGACGGCACCGTCCAGGTCGACGCCCAGGGCAAGAAGATCCTGCCGGACATCCCCGACGAGGAGTTCGAGAAGGACCTCGCGACGGACCCGACGCTGAAGGAGGACGAGAAGTCCTCCTACACGCTGTCCGCGGCCGACGAGTCCGACGAGCCGGTCCAGCAGGTCATGGTCGCCGGCGCGACCGCCGACCCGGTCAAGGACTACCTCAAGCAGATCGGCAAGGTCTCGCTGCTGACCGCCGGTCAGGAGGTCGAGCTGGCCAAGCGCATCGAGGCCGGCCTGTTCAGCGAGGAGAAGCTCGCCAAGGGCGGCCGCCTGTCGGAGAAGACCCGCGAAGAGCTCGAGTGGATCGTCGTCGACGGTCGCCGCGCCAAGAACCACCTGCTCGAGGCCAACCTGCGCCTCGTGGTCTCCCTGGCCAAGCGCTACACCGGTCGCGGCATGCTCTTCCTGGACCTGATCCAGGAGGGCAACCTGGGCCTGATCCGCGCGGTCGAGAAGTTCGACTACACCAAGGGCTTCAAGTTCTCGACGTACGCGACGTGGTGGATCCGTCAGGCGATCACCCGCGCGATGGCCGACCAGGCCCGTACGATCCGCATCCCGGTCCACATGGTCGAGGTCATCAACAAGCTCGCGCGCGTCCAGCGCCAGATGCTGCAGGACCTGGGCCGTGAGCCCACGCCCGAGGAGCTCGCGATCGAGCTGGACATGACGCCCGAGAAGGTCGTCGAGGTCCAGAAGTACGGCCGTGAGCCGATCAGCCTCCACACGCCCCTGGGCGAGGACGGCGACTCGGAGTTCGGCGACCTCATCGAGGACTCCGAGGCCATCGTCCCGGCCGACGCGGTGTCGTTCACGCTCCTGCAGGAGCAGCTGCACGCCGTGCTGGACACGCTCTCCGAGCGTGAGTCCGGCGTCGTCTCGATGCGTTTTGGCCTGACCGACGGCCAGCCCAAGACGCTCGACGAGATCGGCAAGGTCTACGGCGTGACGCGCGAGCGCATCCGTCAGATCGAGTCCAAGACGATGAGCAAGCTGCGCCACCCGTCCCGTTCACAGGTGCTGCGCGACTACCTGGACTGA
- a CDS encoding SH3 domain-containing protein: MADSRHKHAAQRPRRTVRTPRSARAVVLPLAGLLAIGGVAGVAVAQGGNGDSPAAGPQATTTTTTTSAAAKKLPKKDLFAASVSRGRAPATVSRSAERPPLPNAAAVEDTIEGVRFAPKGLEIHASAKTSSPVLAAVAPGDTVEVTGKTSRGWAEIVHKGLPRWVKASSIAKEMPLGTSPCASGSGPESGLQPDTIKVHRAVCAKFPSITSYGGLAGRGEHGTGQALDIMVSSDLGSEIAAFLQEHRADLGIEYLIWRQQIWRPATSPSWRGMSDRGGATANHMDHVHVTTYGSSAIG; the protein is encoded by the coding sequence GTGGCAGATTCTCGCCACAAGCACGCAGCGCAGCGCCCCCGGCGCACCGTTCGTACCCCCCGCTCCGCACGAGCAGTCGTCCTGCCTCTCGCCGGCCTCCTGGCCATCGGTGGGGTCGCGGGCGTCGCGGTGGCCCAGGGTGGCAACGGTGACTCGCCGGCAGCCGGACCCCAGGCCACGACGACAACGACGACGACCTCGGCGGCTGCGAAGAAGCTGCCGAAGAAGGACCTGTTCGCCGCCTCCGTGAGCCGGGGTCGCGCCCCGGCGACCGTGAGCCGCAGCGCCGAGCGTCCGCCGCTGCCCAACGCCGCGGCGGTCGAGGACACGATTGAGGGCGTGCGCTTCGCGCCGAAGGGGCTCGAGATCCACGCCTCGGCGAAGACGTCGTCGCCCGTGCTGGCCGCGGTGGCACCGGGGGACACCGTCGAGGTCACCGGCAAGACGTCCCGTGGTTGGGCCGAGATCGTGCACAAGGGTCTGCCCCGGTGGGTGAAGGCCTCCAGCATCGCCAAGGAGATGCCGCTCGGCACCTCCCCGTGCGCGTCCGGCTCCGGCCCCGAGAGCGGCCTGCAGCCCGACACCATCAAGGTGCACCGCGCCGTCTGCGCCAAGTTCCCGTCGATCACCAGCTACGGCGGCCTCGCCGGTCGCGGTGAGCACGGCACCGGTCAGGCCCTCGACATCATGGTGTCCTCCGACCTCGGCAGCGAGATCGCCGCGTTCCTGCAGGAGCACCGTGCCGACCTCGGCATCGAGTACCTCATCTGGCGCCAGCAGATCTGGCGTCCTGCCACGTCGCCCAGCTGGCGCGGCATGAGCGACCGCGGCGGCGCGACGGCCAACCACATGGACCACGTGCACGTCACGACCTATGGCAGCTCCGCGATCGGCTAG
- a CDS encoding DUF4192 domain-containing protein — MTSSPPLFTAHDVPDLINAVPTLFGFRVEESLVAVATTGPRRRFGFRLRMDVPPAEKAAAVARKVVAHLTNHGAEGAIVIALTEHQEAALLVLDAIHDRLEQTPGIELIVRARADGERYWTDEPGFPPVGLPYETSDHHLSVVQAIAAGQQILPSRQALVDRFKPVTGVRRRWLEHAAATVLDEVVPEVARTAPGELAATGMAVVAPILDQVRAREQVSDADLLRLAAWVSTVSVRDEVWGLMTRANAEEMLAALTVVSSRVVPPFEPAVLSLAAFAAWLTGDGAQALIAVERALEVEPCYSMAGLILEILERGISPESWEGLPAAS; from the coding sequence ATGACCTCCTCTCCTCCTTTGTTCACGGCCCACGACGTCCCCGATCTCATCAACGCCGTGCCGACGCTGTTCGGCTTCCGCGTCGAGGAGTCGCTCGTCGCGGTGGCCACCACCGGACCGCGCAGACGGTTCGGCTTCCGCCTCCGGATGGACGTGCCGCCGGCCGAGAAGGCCGCTGCGGTCGCCCGGAAGGTGGTGGCCCACCTCACCAATCACGGTGCCGAGGGGGCGATCGTCATCGCCCTCACCGAGCACCAGGAGGCTGCGCTGCTGGTCCTCGACGCGATCCATGACCGGCTCGAGCAGACGCCCGGCATCGAGCTGATCGTGCGGGCCCGGGCCGACGGCGAGCGGTACTGGACCGACGAGCCGGGGTTCCCGCCCGTGGGCCTGCCGTACGAGACGTCGGACCACCACCTGTCGGTCGTGCAGGCCATCGCGGCCGGCCAGCAGATCCTGCCGAGCCGTCAGGCGCTGGTCGACCGGTTCAAGCCGGTGACGGGGGTGCGACGACGCTGGCTCGAGCACGCGGCGGCGACGGTTCTCGACGAGGTCGTCCCCGAGGTCGCCCGCACCGCCCCCGGCGAGCTCGCTGCGACCGGCATGGCGGTCGTCGCACCGATCCTCGACCAGGTCCGCGCCAGGGAGCAGGTCTCGGACGCCGACCTGCTGCGGCTCGCCGCGTGGGTGTCCACCGTCTCGGTCCGCGACGAGGTCTGGGGGCTGATGACCCGCGCCAACGCCGAGGAGATGCTCGCGGCCCTCACCGTGGTGTCGTCGAGAGTGGTGCCTCCGTTCGAGCCCGCGGTGCTGAGCCTCGCGGCGTTCGCGGCGTGGCTCACCGGCGACGGGGCCCAGGCCCTCATCGCGGTCGAGCGGGCCCTGGAGGTCGAGCCCTGCTACTCGATGGCCGGGCTGATCCTCGAGATCCTGGAGCGCGGCATCTCGCCGGAGAGCTGGGAGGGTCTGCCCGCGGCATCGTGA